In Pseudomonas flavescens, the sequence GAAGGCACCTGCCATCTGCCCGACTTCGTCGCGGCTCTGCAGGGGAACGCGTGCCGACAGGTCGCCGCTCCTCTCCACGTGCAGCATGACGTCCTTGAGGGTGTTGAGGTGGCTGAGCAGAAAGCGGATCAGCACCTGCGAGGCGCCGAGCAGCGCGAGCATCAGCAGGGCTACCGCCAGCGCATAGCTGCCGGCACGCTCGGCGAATACTTGCGCCAGGCTACGACCATATGCCGGTATCGCCACCCGTTCATCGCCGCCGCGCGCGCTGATCAGCACACCGATCAGCGGATCACTGCCGAACACGCCATCGTGGGGGAGCTCGACCCAACCGTGGGTGTTGCGCAGTGCGCCGGCGTTCGTGTTACCGGGCAGGCGTGGTGTCTCGCCGCTGGTGTACGGGATCAGATCAGCGCTGCCAGGCAGTTCGCCCTCGGCCGGCCAGGCGGCGATCAGGCGTGCCTGCCTTTGCGCCGCTTCGCGGGCTGCCTGGGCGAAGGTGTCCTGTTCCTGATGCATGGCGAACAGAACGAGCAGCAGGGTGGTGAAGAAGGCGACGGCGTTGACCGCCCAGAACTTGTGTTTCAGGGATACATCGCGAATCCAGACGGGCATGTTTTTCTGCTCTCGACATGAATGAGGTTGCTAGCAAGGCGCCATCATTCTTCCACGGGCAAAATGTCCATCCCTTGATGTGAGTCAATGACTCGAAAGCTGTGCGGTTGCATCCGGATCAACGGCGGTGGTCGCTCGGGCGCGTTGGCTGGTCATCCATTTTCTTCGTCGTCAGCCCGCTCGACGATCGGTGGCAGCGCAAAAAAGGCGCGGGCACAGGCGGTGGTGTGTCGTGCCACTTCGGCCACGGATTCCTGGCGATGCAGGGCCACCTCGCGCAATACCTCACTTAGGTAGGCAGGTTCGTTACGCCCGTTTTTCGGCTTGGGTCTGAGGCTGCGGGGGAGCAAGTAAGGGGCGTCACTTTCCAGCATCAGGCGGCCAGCGGGAATTTCCCTGACCAGCGGGTGCAGGTGGGCGCCGCGACGCTCGTCGCAGATCCAACCGGTGATACCGATGTGCAGATCCAGATCCAGGTAATCGAACAGCGCGCGCCGCTCGCCGGTGAAACAGTGCACGACTGCGGCTGGCAGGCGATCGCGGTAATCACGCAGGATCTGCGCGAAGCGTGGATGAGCGTCACGCTCGTGCAGAAACACCGGCATCTGCAACTCCACCGCCAGGCTGAGCTGCTCTTCCAGGGCTTTTTCCTGCTGCGGGCGTGGCGAGAAGTCTCGGTTGAAATCCAGACCGCATTCGCCCACGGCTCGTACCTGAGGCTCGGCCAGCAGGGCACGCAGGCTTCGCGAGTGGTCGCTGCTCCAGTCCCGCGCGTTGTGCGGGTGCAGACCAGCAGTACTGAACAGGCGGTCACCGCTCTCATCCAGTTGTCGGCAAAGCGCCAGGGCATGCTCGCTTTCCTCCAGACTGGTGCCGGTCAACACCAGTTGGCAGACGCCCGCCTCGAAGGCTCTTTCGAGCAAGGCCTGGCGCTGGTCATTGAAGCTTGCATGGGTCAGATTGACGCCGATGTCGATGAGTTGCATGGTGTGACCCTGTGAAACCTGAAGGCCGCAGCATAACAGAGCTTTTCTTGGCATCTAAAAAGCTATCGATTACAAAGAGTTGTGCGTTCTTTGTAATGTGAAACCAACAATTATTGGCGTCAGAACTCCGGCTGTGCGACTCTCCGCGCCCAGCTTTCGGCTGACCGCCACTGGCCGTCGGCCGGTTTTTCGCCTCCGGAGCGTCGATATTGCGTGTCCTTCTTGTGCTGTGCATGTTGCTCTCGCTGCCGCTCTCGGCAGTGGCGCGCATTGCCGGCCCGGTGGAAGTGACCCAGCCAGCGGCGGTTCGTGATTTACCCAGCATTCGCAAGAGTGGCGAGCTGCGTGTACTGGTCAACCAGAGCCGCAACAGTTCTGGTGAGGTCAAAGGGCAGAGCATCGGTGTCGAATACCAGCGGCTGCGTGCCCTGGAGCAGTACCTCAACCGCAATGCGCGGGATGGTCGCAGCCTGCACCTGAAGATGATTCCCAAAGCCAAGGATCAATTGCTTGCCGCTCTACAGCGCGGCGAGGGTGACCTGGTGGCGCCGGGTGAGTTGCTCAGCAGCAAGGGTGGTGCGAGCGTCATCGCCAGTGAGGCGATTCGCCGTGATGTGCCGGTGGTGATCGTCGCGCGACAGGGCAATCGGCGCTATCAGCGTCTCGAACAACTGGCTGGGCGCAGCCTGTCGCTGCCGGTGGGGAGCATCGCCAAGGATGCCCTGCACGGCATCAACCTGAAACTCCAGGAGCGCAAGCTGCCGCCCATCGTGGTCGAGTGGGTGGATCCGACGCTCGCCGTCGAGGACGTGCTGGAGATGGTTCAGGCCGGTATCTTCGACTTCACTGCCGTGGAACTGCACATTGCCGAGCGTTGGGCCAAGGTGATGCCCAAGTTGCGGGTCGATCGCCATCTGGTGCTCGATGATCAGGGCGATATGCGCTGGTACATGCGCCGCGATGCGCCGATGCTCAGCGCCAGTGTCGATCGCTTTCTGGAAGGCTACCGGGTGCCCGATGATCAGGATGCTGCCTTTCAGCGTGTCTATCGGCGGCTTTACAAGGTGCACTCGCCCATGGGACGCACCGAAAGGCAACGCCTCGAGCGCGTGCGCCCGGTCTTGCAGCGCTATGCCGAACAGCATGATTTCGATTGGCTGGCGCTGGCCGCTCTGGCTTTCAAGGAGTCGACCCTGAATCCCGGTGCGCGGGGCAGCAGCGGTGCCACCGGGTTGATGCAGATCACCCCTGCGGCGGCGCGAAGTGTCGGTGTCAGCGATATCACGCGGGTGGAGAACAACGTGCAGGCCAGCGCCAAGTATCTGGCCAAGATTCGTCGCGGTTTCTTCAACAGCCCGCGCCTCAACGAGCGCGAGCGCATGGCCTTCGTGCTGGCGGGCTACAACCTCGGTCCGCAGCGGGTGCAGAGCCTGCGTGCGGAAGCCCGCAGGCGTGGCCTGAATCCGGATCAATGGTTCTTCCAGGTAGAGCGCGTCGCCATGGAAGAGCTGGGCATGGGCGTGGTCAGTTACGTCAATGCGGTGAACAAGTACTACCTGGCCTATGCGCGGGAGCGCTATTCCCTGGAGCCTGCTGCAAAGCAGGAAGTGAGCATGCGTAAATGATCGATTGGTTCGATTTGTTTTAGCGGTTTTATTCGGTATTCATATTTGATAATTAAATTAATATGGCGCCATCTCACTCACATAGCAAAGGAATCGCCCCATGATCGCACTCATCAAATCCCTGGCAGCCACTCGTGCCGGCTATGGCCTGACCATCCTGCGGGTGCTGGTCGGCATCACCTTCGTGGCCCATGGCGCGCAGAAACTGTTCGGCTGGTTCGGCGGTTACGGCCTGGCGGGTGTCGCGCAGTGGATGGAAAGCATCGGCCTGGCGCCCGGCTACCTGATGGCGTTGATGGCCGGTAGTGCCGAGTTCTTCGGTGGTCTGGCGCTGATTATCGGCTTGCTGGTGCGCCCCGCGGCGGCGGTACTGACCTTCACCCTGTTGGTGGCCATCTTCTCCGTGCACATCGGTAACGGTTTCTTCATGAGCGACAACGGCTATGAATTCGCCCTGGCGCTGATGGCCGCTACGCTGGCACTGCTGATCGAAGGCGCTGGCCGTCTGTCTGTCGACAAGCGCATCGCCGGTTAAACGACGAGAGTCGCTGAAAAGCCCGCTGATGCGGGCTTTCTTCGTTATTGACAGGGCGATCCGCAACTCTCTAGGATTGACGTCTGCGCCGATTTAAACAGCTACTTGCGGGGCGCCTCAGAGACTCTTCAACGACTCTCGAAATTCCGCTAAAGCGCTGGTTCGGTGTTGCCTCTCACCGCTGCCCAGCGGGATTTTCGAGGCGGAGACAAACACCCATGACCTGCCCACAGGCCACCCAGATTCGTATCGCACCCATCACTTCCGGCCTGCTGCGGCGCAACCCGCGCATCCTGCTAGGTGGTACCCACCAGCCAACCCTGTTGCGCTACCTCGATGGCTGGCCGAGTCGCCGTGAGGGGCGTCGCGCCTTTCTCGTGCAGTTCGCCGAACACGGCGAATCGCTGCAACGCTTCGCCGCCGACAGCTTCGATTTCGCGGTGCTGCAGCGCCCGAGTGCCGAGGCGCTGGGCCAACTGACGCGTATCGCCCGACAGGGGCTGATCACCCTGCGCTGACTACGGATAGTCGATGGTGATGACGTACCAGTACTTGTCGCCGGTCGGCGTTTCCACGCGCACTTCGGCGTCCAGCCCCTTGCCGATCAGCGCCCGCGCAAGCGGTGAGTCGATGCTGATCAGGTTGAGCTTCAGGTCGAGTTCGTCGGGGCCGACGATGCGGTAGCGCGAGGCGTTGCCGTCTTCATCTTCCAGGGTCACCCAGGCGCCGAAGTAGACCTTGTCCGGGTCGCTCGGGCGGGTATCGACCACCTTGAGCTTTTCCAGGCGCTTGGTGAGAAAGCGCACGCGGCTGTCGATTTCCCGCAGCATTTTCTTGCCGTAGGTGTATTCCGCGTTCTCGGAGCGGTCACCCTGGGCAGCTGCCTCGCTGACCGAGCGCGTCACCTCGGGGCGGCGTACGTGCCAGAGTTCGTGCAGTTCTGCGCGCAGACGCGCCTCACCTTCGGGGGTGATGAGGGGCGTTCCGGCGGCGCGGGGTGGGCGGTATCGGCTCATGCTGGGCTCGGTCTGGTGCGGATGCGCAGTCTATCAACCCTCGCGCAGAACGGTGAGAGGGCTGGCATCGAGCGAGCGCCGCGTGCCGAGAACGCCTGTGGTGGCGACCAGCAGCGCGCCGATCAGCGGCAGCAACAGCAGCCACGGATGCGGTTGCCAGGCCATCTGGAAGGCGTAGCGGTAGAGCAGGAAGCTGACCAGTTCACAACCCAGGGCCGCCAGCAGGCCGCTGGTTGCACCGAGCAGGCCGAACTCGGCGCGGCGTGCCTGGATCAGCAGCTTGCGCTCCGCACCCAGAGCGCGTAACAGGGCGCCCTGGTGAATGCGTTCATCCAGCGTCGATTGCAGCCCGGCGAACAGCACGGCCAGGCCAGCCGCCAGGACGAACAGCAGGACGAACTCGATGGCGATGGTGACCTGGGCGAGGATGCTGCGCAGTTGATTGAGCAGCGCCTCTACCTGCAGCAGGGTGACCGACGGGAATGCGCGCGACAGCTCGACCAGTTGCCGCTCCTGCTGTGGCGGGAGGTAGAAGCTGGTCAGATAGGTAACTGGCAGATCCTGCAGGGTGCCTGGCTCGAAGATCATGAAGAAGTTGGGTTGGAAGTTGTTCCAGTCGACTTCACGCAGGCTGGTCACCAGCGCATCGCGGTTGACGCCACCCACGGTGAACGTCAGCCGGTCGCCCAGCTTGATCTGCAGGCTTTCCGCCAACTCGTCTTCCACCGATACGCCGGGCAGTTCCTGGCTCTTGTCGCCTGTCCACCACTTGCCCGCGGTGAGGGTATTGCCCTCCGGCAGGTCGGCGCCCCAGGTCAGGCTAAGGTCGCGGCGTACCGCGCGCTCGCCACGGGAGTCCTTGCTGACGTACTGACGAACCGGATCGCCGTTGACCATCACCAATCGGCCCGGCACCACCGGGTAGAGCGGCGCGGGGTGGGGGGACAACTGCTCCAGGCGTGCGGCGAACGCGTCCCGCTCGGCAGGCAGTACATTCAGTGCGAAATGGTTGGGGGCATCGGCAGGCAATTGGTCCTGCCAGGTGTCCAGCAGTTCGCCGCGCAGCAGAGCGATCAGAGCCATGGCCAGCAGGATCAGGCCGAAGGCCAGGGATTGCCCCGCGGCAGCCAGAGGCCTGCGCAGCAGTTGGCCGAGCCCCAGGCGCCACGGCAGCGAGGCGCGAGCCAAGAGGCGGCGCAGGCTCTGCAAGCCGAGCAGCAACAGACCGCCGAGCAGTAGCGCAGTGACCAGGCCGCCGCCGAGCAGTGCCAGGGTCAATGGCAAATCCAGACTCAGGCGCCACATGATCAGCCCGAGGGCGAGCAGGGCGGTGCCGTACACCAGCCAGGAGCTGGCCGGCACCGGCAGCATGTCGCGACGCAGCACGCGCAGTGGCGGCACACGGCCGAGAGCGGCCAAAGGCGGCAGGGCGAAACCGGCCAGTGCCACCAGGCCCGTGGCGATGCCGGCCAGCGCCGGCCACAAGCCGCCGGGTGGAATCTGTGTCGGCAGCAAACCCTGCAGCAGTTGGAACAGCAACTGTTGGGCGAGCCAGCCGAGCAGGGCACCGCTGAGGCTGGCGACCAGGCCGAGAATCGCCAGTTGCAGACTGAACAGGCCAAGTGCCTGGCGACGTGACAAGCCCAGGCAGCGCAGCAAGGCGCTGGCGTCGAAGCGACGGCTGGCGAAGCGCGCAGCGGACAACGCCACGGCGACCCCGGCCAGCAGAACGGCGGCCAGGCTGGCCAGATTCAGATAGCGTTCGGCGCGATCGAGGGCACTGCCGACGCTGCGGCTGCCATCGCGGGCGTCATCGAAGCGCTGGTGGGCGGCCAGGTCTGGTTCGAGAGCCTGGCGGTAGCTGGCCAGGGCGTCGCTCGGGCCATTCCATTGTTCGATGTAGCGGACTCGACTGCCTGGCTGCACCACGCGGGTGGCGGGCAGGTCGTCCAGGTGCATCAGCACATGGGGCGTCAGGCTGTAGAAGTCGCCGGCTTCATCCGGCAGGTAGGTCAGGACGCGGGTCAGGCGCAGTGTCTTGGCGCCGACTTCGATGTCGTCCCCGGTTTTCAGATTCAGGGCAGCCAGCAGGCGCGCCTCGGCCCAGACCTCACCCGGGCGTGGACCCTGGCTCACAGCCTCCTCGGCGTAGGGCTCGGCAGCGCTCTTCAGTTCGCCGCGCAACGGGTAGCCATTGCCGGCAGCTTTGACGCTGGCCAGCTGGATGCCTTCGTCGCTGGCGATCACGCTGGAGAACTCGACCACCTGGGCGTGTTCCAGACCCCGTGAGGTGCCTGCGTCGATCTGCTCGGCAGATGCCGGCGCGCTGCCGCGCAGAATCAGGTCGGCACCGAGGAACTCGGTCGCACGCAAGCTCATGCCTTCATTCAGGCGAGCGCCGAAATAGCCGATGGCGGTACTCGACGCGACGGCGATCAGCAAGGCGAAGAACAGCACGCGCAACTCGCCGGCACGTGCATCGCGCAGCAGTTGCCGGCCTGCGAGCGACAGCAGGCTGAAGAAGGACAGGGATTTCATCAGGCGTTCACCGGTGCCACGAGGTGGCCACCCTCCAGGCGGATCAGGCGCTGGCAGCGGGCCGCCAGGCGTTCATCGTGGGTGACCAGTACCAGGGTGGCGCCACGCTCCTGATTGAGCTCGAACAGCAGGTCGCTGATCCGCTCGCCGGTGTGGCTGTCCAGGTTGCCGGTGGGCTCATCGGCGAACAGCACATCCGGATCGGCGGCAAAGGCGCGGGCGATGGCGACCCGCTGCTGTTCACCACCAGATAGCTGGCGCGGAGTATGGGTCAGACGTGCGCCCAGGCCGACCCGCTCGAGCAGTTGCGTGGCGCGCTGGCGGGCATCGCTTCGACCTTCGAGCTCCAGCGGCAGCATGACGTTCTCCAGCGCATTGAGGCTGTCGAGCAACTGGAAGGACTGGAACACGAAGCCGACGTGCTCGGCACGCACACGGGCGCGCTCATCCTCGCCCAGGCTGCCCAGATCGTTATCGGCCAGCAGGATGCGCCCGCTGCTTGGCAGGTCGAGCCCGGCCAGCAGGCCAAGCAGGGTGGATTTGCCAGATCCCGAGCTACCGACGATGGCCAGACTGCCACCTTTTTCCAATTCCAGTGAAAGGTCGTGCAGGATGGTCAACTCGCCTTCCGCGCTGGAAACCACTTTGTTAAGGTTCCGCGCAGACAGAATGCTTGAGCTCATGAGGAATCCGATGCGTGCGATATGGAAGGGGACCGTTCTCGGCCTGCTGCTGTTGGGACAGATTGCGGTACAGATGGCGCAGGCGGGGACCGTACTGGTCGTCGGCGATAGTATCAGTGCGGCTTTTGGCATGGATACCCGCCAGGGCTGGGTTCATCTGCTCGATGAGCGCCTGCAGAGCGAGGGTTTCGAGCATCGACTGGTGAATGCCTCGATCAGCGGCGACACCAGTGCTGGCGGTGCCGCGCGGCTGCCGGCGCTGCTTGCAGAGCACAAGCCGGGTCTGGTTGTGGTGGAGCTGGGGGGCAATGATGGCTTGCGCGGGCTGCCTCCAAGCCAATTGCAACAGAATCTTGCGTCGATGATCGATGCGTCCCGCGAGGCTGGCGCCAAGGTACTGTTGCTGGGGATGCGCATTCCGCCCAACTACGGGGAGCGCTATACCAGCGCTTTTGCCAAGGTGTACGACGACCTGGCGGCGGAGAAGGATGTGCCGCTGGTGCCATTTCTTCTCGAGGGGGTGGGTGGTGTCGATACGCTGATGCAGGACGATGGCGTGCATCCCGCCGTGGAGGCGCAGCCGATGCTGCTGGAGAATGTTTGGCCCACCCTGAAACCGTTGCTCTGACGGGCTTTTCCACTGGCGGAGTTTCGGCTAATGTGGCGCCCCCGCCCTGGAGCCCCCAATGCTGCGACCCGTCTGGTCTCTGTACGCCTATCAACTGATCGAGCCTGACGAACAGCTCGATCTGTTCGCCTGCCGTGAGGTTCGGGTGCACCTGGTCGCTCGGCAGTTGGAGCTCGGTGGCTATGCCGACCGCACGCTATGTGGCGGCCTGCTGCCTGCGCAGCCGCTGTGGCGCGATCTGCAGCGGGAGATGTTGCAGGATCGGCGGCTGTGTCCGGCGTGCCGGGCGACGCTCGAGGCGCAACGGCGCGGAGATCGCCCGGCCTGGCCGGGGCGCTGAGCCGGGCAGCGGTATACACTTCACGCCTCACCATCATTTCCAACCTCAAGGGTTTCCTGCATGTCGCCGCGCGTTTCAGCTCTCGCTCGCTGTCTGTCGTTGAGTGCTTTCTGTCTGGCAGGTTCTGCTGTCGCGATGGAATTGCCGCTGCCGCCGCCTGGCGAGGATGTGGTGGGCGAGATTCAGGTGATCAAGGCGCGCTACGAAGACACCTTCGCCGATATCGGTACCGCCAATGATCTGGGTTATCTGGAAATGGTCGCCGCCAACCCCGGTGTCGATGCCTGGTTGCCGGGCGAGGGCACGGATATCGTGCTGCCGACGCGTTTCATCCTGCCGCCGGGGCCGCGTGAAGGCATCGTCATCAACCTCGCCGAGTACCGTCTTTACTATTTTCCGAAAGGCCAGAACGTCGTCTACACCTACCCGCTGGGAATCGGCCGTGAGGGCTGGAGTTCGCCGGTTACCGACGCGCGCATCACTGCGAAAACACCGAACCCCGGCTGGTACCCACCGCAGTCGATCCGCGATGAACACGCCGCTGACGGTGATCCATTGCCCAGTTACGTGCCGCCAGGTCCGGACAATCCGCTGGGGCCCTACAAAATGTCGCTTTCGGTGCCGGGTTACCTGATCCATGGTTCGAACAAGAAATTCGGTATCGGCATGCGAGTCAGCCATGGCTGTTTCCGCATGCTCAACAACAACGTGCTAGAACTGGCTGGCAAGGTGCCGGTTGGCACGCCGGTGCGCATCATCGACGAGCCCTACAAGTTTGGCGTGAGCAACGGCAAGGTCTATCTCGAAGCCCATGCGCCGCTGGAGGCGGAAGAGGGCGCTGTGCTCGGTGACCAGCATGCAGCGGTGGTCAATGCGCTGATCAAGCGCAGTGATCTGAACGCGCAGAATCTGGACTGGGCTGTGGTGCGTGACGTGGTGGCTGCACAGGATGGGTTGCCGATCGAGATTGCCGCGCCGCGTGATGGCGTCATTCAGGCGCAGTCACCGGCTCTCTGAGGTGGTCAGCCATCGAGCGACCGTTGTTGTTCAGCGGCTGCTCCAGAGGCGCCAGTACGGCGAGTGCTGCAGCAACGAAAAAACCGGCCATTGGGCCGGTTTTTTCGTTAGCCCTGGGGCTATTACTTGCGGCTGGCTTTTTCCAGCATACGCAGAGCGCGCTCGTTGGCTTCGTCAGCAGTTTGCTGAGCCTTCTGAGCAGCGGCCAGCGCTTCGTCAGCCTTGCGGTAGGCTTCGTCGGCACGGGCTTGCGAGCGAGCTGCTGCGTCTTCGGTTGCAGTCAGGCGGGCTTCGGTTTCTTTGGTAACGCTGCTGCAACCGGTAGCCAGAACTGCGGCCAGAGCCAGAGCAGAGAATTTCAGAACGTTGTTCATCGTGTTCCCCTTGGGGTAAGTTTTTTGCTTGTTGAAGCCACATCCCGAACCCGGAAAATGACCGGCGTACATACTACCTGTAACTTTTAGTAAGTAAACGGACGACGAGCAAGGGTTCCGGTTTTTTTTACGCCTGCCGCGCTTGCCGGCAATTAACGGAGTTCGCGGCATTGCTCGCTTGTTCAACGAATGTGCAAGGTGAACGATGGACGAATCACTCTGATCGATTTGCCAGGTGCGGCCAGTACGGATTTCGCCTTGCCCTTTATCATCTAGAATGGCTTTATATCCTATTGTTACCGGATGTGCGCAGGCCACAATGGCCGGATGTCGATGTCCGACCCAATCGAGAGGAGTAGTAATGAGCGAGCCACTGTCCATTCACCATGACCTTGCCGGTCACCAGTTCGAGACCACAGTGGATGGTGATCGCGCTTACCTCTCGTACATGGACCTGGGTAAACAGACGCTGGATATCTATCGGACTTTCGTTCCCAACTCGCTGCGTGGGCGCGGCATCGCGGCAGCCCTCACCAAAACGGCCCTCGACTATGCCGAGCGCATGGGCTACACGGTGATTCCGTCCTGCTCCTACGTGGAGCGTTACATGGCACGCCTCGAAGGCTCCACCGAACAGCGCTGAACGCAGGCACTGCGAACGAAAACGCCGGGCATCTGCCCGGCGTTTTCATTGCTGCGCCTGGTTAGCCGCGCTTGCGCTTGGGCAGTACGTCCTTGAGTTTGACGTGCATGCTGCGCAGGGTCTTCTCGGTACTTTCCCAATCGATGCAGGCGTCGGTAATCGAAACACCGTACTTGAGCTGCTGCAGGTCTTTGGGGATCGACTGGCTGCCCCAGCCCAGATGGCTTTCGACCATCAGGCCGACGATCGACTGGTTGCCTTCGAGGATCTGATTGGCGACGTTGTCCATCACCAGAGGCTGCAGGGCCGGGTCCTTGTTGGAGTTGGCGTGGCTGCAGTCGACCATGATGTTCGGCTGGATGCCGGCCTTGTTCAGTTCCTGTTCGCAGATGGCCACGCTGACCGAATCATAGTTCGGCTTGCCGTTGCCACCGCGCAGCACCACGTGACCGTAGGCGTTGCCCTTGGTGGTGACGATCGAGACGCCGCCCTGCTGGTTGATGCCCAGGAAGCGGTGTGGGCTGGAAACCGATTGCAGGGCGTTGATGGCGACGGTCAGGCCGCCGTCGGTGCCGTTCTTGAAGCCGACGGCCGACGACAGGCCCGAAGCCATTTCGCGGTGTGTCTGGGATTCGGTGGTGCGCGCGCCAATGGCGGACCAGCTGATCAGATCCTGCAGGTACTGCGGCGAGATCGGGTCCAGCGCTTCGGTGGCGGTGGGCAGGCCCATTTCCGCGAGGTCGAGCAGCAGTTTGCGACCGATATGCAGGCCATCCTGGATCTTGAACGAGTCGTCGAGGTACGGATCGTTGATCAGGCCCTTCCAGCCGACGGTGGTGCGTGGCTTCTCGAAGTAGACGCGCATCACCAGATACAGGGTGTCGGAAACCTCTTCGGCCAGAACCTTCAGGCGCTCGGCGTATTCATGAGCCGCCTTGATGTCGTGGATGGAGCAGGGGCCGACGACCACGAACAGGCGGTGATCCTTGCCGTCGAGGATGTCGCGCACTACCTGGCGGCCTGCGGAAACCGTGCGTTGAGCACTCTCGGTCAGCGGAATCTCGAGCTTGATCTGCTCGGGGGTGATCAGGGTTTCGTTGGAGGCGACGTTAAGGTCGTTAATCGGTAAATCAGCCATCGTGCTTTTCATCAATTGCGTCATCGGGTCACGGGAGCCGGCCGCCAGCGATCCCCGTGCAGCGGGCACAGCATTATGGGCACAGCGGGGAAGCCGAACCTTAGCGCGTTAGCGCCCGGCTAGACAATGAAATTTAGGACGCAGGAGCGCTAAAACTGGCAGCGTGCTGCTCCCGCCATTCCTTGGCGATGAGCTCCAGCGGGAGTGCCTGACCGACCTGCTGCTCGCGGTGCCTGCGGTATTGTTCGATACGACACACCTGTTCGACCATGTAGGCGCGCAGCCCGGTGTCGTGGCCACTGAAGGCGACGCCGACCAGATAGGCATCGGACTGTTTGCTGCACCAGGCGACGAGGCCGGGGTAGGATGCCTGCTCACCCAACAGCGGGATGTGCAGCTCCACCGCAGTTCCTTGCGAGAGAGGACGGGTCGAGTGGCAGGCCGCGCCACCGAGGCCGATATTGTCGAGGCGTTGCCACGGGTTGGGGGCTTGCCTGCGTAATCGCAATTCCACCGGCAGATCACTGTTATGACGAAGAAAGCGACGCATGAAAGACCACTCTGGC encodes:
- a CDS encoding GNAT family N-acetyltransferase, whose amino-acid sequence is MSEPLSIHHDLAGHQFETTVDGDRAYLSYMDLGKQTLDIYRTFVPNSLRGRGIAAALTKTALDYAERMGYTVIPSCSYVERYMARLEGSTEQR
- a CDS encoding 3-deoxy-7-phosphoheptulonate synthase encodes the protein MADLPINDLNVASNETLITPEQIKLEIPLTESAQRTVSAGRQVVRDILDGKDHRLFVVVGPCSIHDIKAAHEYAERLKVLAEEVSDTLYLVMRVYFEKPRTTVGWKGLINDPYLDDSFKIQDGLHIGRKLLLDLAEMGLPTATEALDPISPQYLQDLISWSAIGARTTESQTHREMASGLSSAVGFKNGTDGGLTVAINALQSVSSPHRFLGINQQGGVSIVTTKGNAYGHVVLRGGNGKPNYDSVSVAICEQELNKAGIQPNIMVDCSHANSNKDPALQPLVMDNVANQILEGNQSIVGLMVESHLGWGSQSIPKDLQQLKYGVSITDACIDWESTEKTLRSMHVKLKDVLPKRKRG
- a CDS encoding PilZ domain-containing protein; the protein is MRRFLRHNSDLPVELRLRRQAPNPWQRLDNIGLGGAACHSTRPLSQGTAVELHIPLLGEQASYPGLVAWCSKQSDAYLVGVAFSGHDTGLRAYMVEQVCRIEQYRRHREQQVGQALPLELIAKEWREQHAASFSAPAS